DNA from Triticum aestivum cultivar Chinese Spring chromosome 7D, IWGSC CS RefSeq v2.1, whole genome shotgun sequence:
CTCCTACCTACGTGTTTAAGTAGACTACGATGACGACGCCAAGGGCAGCACGCTGACCGCGCTAGTTTTTTTTAATGTTTAAGTAGACTTTGGCCGACAGTTGACCGGTCATTAATGTTCAATTATGTTTATTTCGGCCGCGTGGTTTCGGAACTTCTGctttctttttgacacgggtgaaAATGGGTCGGCCATCCGTCAGATGCACCAGCCGACTTAAGCCAGAAAGCGGACGCGTCCATCTGCTCGATTAATCCAAACGGACAAAAGGCGGATAAAACACACATCCTTGGCTGTGCGCGTTGGAATTGCCCTAACGTACTCCGGTGAAGGACGCCAGCCAAACAAACAATGGTTTTGCGCCGAACCACTGGCGGAATTGGCCTGATTGCCGACGCGGCTAGCCGAGCTAGCTAGGCCGAAAACAGGGCGCACCCGCCCACACAGAAACGGAGTGCACACTGACTGACACTGTACTCACGCACATGCTCCTACCTACGGTACGTGTTATCCTAAGATGCGCTGCCAACCCCGATGGATCGATCGATGCCTCCTCTTTATCCTGTGCAGAGTGTAGTGGAGCGCCCGCCCGTCACGTGCTCCGCTTTCCATAAGACGAACGACAACGAGCCGCCGCCACCTGTTCTCTGCCGCAGCGCCGGCCATCCCGCCCGCCCGCCGCTCGTCTCAAAACCGCGGTCTCGCTTCCCACCGAATCAAATCGCCTTTCTCCCCGCCCGCTGGTTGCGCGGTTTCCTGCAACCTATAAAAATTCAGCCGGAGAACCGCACCTGTCCATCCATCTCATCTCACCTCACTCACACTACTACTGATATCAGCTAGGAGTACTCGAGTTCACTAGCTACCAGTTCGCTTCCTTCCTTCGGCACCAGACTCTCTCCCACGAAGATGCCTACGGTGACCCGTGCCTACCTCGACCAGAGGCTCGCCGTCGCCAACCGCTGCTCCAAAGGTAACCAAAACCAAGCGGTTCTCCAGGCCACATTGCAGCTTTACGTACTGTCTCTTGCTGAAACTTTGGTCGTCACTAACACATGTCTGCGTTGATCTGGAACTGCAGAGGCTGCCATGGCTGGAGCCAAGGCCGCGGCCGTCGCCACCGTCGCTGCCGCAGTCCCCACTGTAAGTACACGTTTCTCATCCGGCACGGCTGTCTTGCAAACATACAACAATCATGCATCTCAGTCTCACCGTCTTCTTCTTCCGAGCCTTTCTCTGCAGCTGGCGAGCGTGAGGATGCTGCCGTGGGCGAGAGCGCACCTGAACCCCACCGGGCAGGCCCTCATCATCTCCACCGTCGCCGGGATGGCCTACTTCATCGTGGCCGACAAGACCATCCTCTCCATGGCCAGGAAGCACTCCTTCCAGAACGCGCCGGACCACCTCAAGAACACCTCCTTCCACTGATTAGGCAGTAGATCCTGTAGTATAATGTCTGCTGAATCCACCATGGGTAGTGCGCAATAAACTTCACGCCGACCCGTACGGCCGTACGTGTCTGCTGAATGATACAGTAGTATAATGTTCAGCGAGAGAGGCGAGGCGATGCAGATCAGGCCTTGCGCTTCTATCCGTGCAAGCACTTATCGGATGATGAAGTTACCATGTAACCCAGCCAGTATTTTCTTGAATTAATGAATACCAGTATTTGTACAATTCTGGTTCATCTGCCATCACTACTCATCTTACATGTGCCAGAGCATGCAAAAAAGACtaagctaagggcatctccaacgccggccCCTAAAAGAATATATTTGTACAAGTCTGGTTCATCTGCCATCACTCATCTTACATGTGCTAGAGCATGAAAAAAGAGCCAACTAATTAATGGTATCTCCAACGCCGGCCCCTAAAAGGGACACAATATCCGTTTACGAGCCGGCCATCCAACGCTAATCCATTAAACGTCCAGACACATTTCAAATAGACTTTAAACAAACTAGATAAGTTTATACAAACCGAACGATTTTCAttcaaactggatgaaattcattacattttagaTACatttcaactaaacaaaagcaaaTAACACTTTTTAACCCAGTCTAAATATTCGTCAGTCCTGGAGGCCTCCGTGTTCCACATGATGTCTTTACCATGTCTGGCAAGTTCAATGGCCGCAAACTATTGTGAAGTGAAGTTGTCGGAGGGGAAGAATATGACATGGGACACGAGACTTGCCCACATCTGTGTCCCACCTCCTACTCTTCCCGGCCAGAGTTCATCCTGTGGACGTTGCCGGACATGGATGGATCGGCCTCGTGGCCGTTGCGGTTGGGCACTAACTGTGCTAGCGGCGCGATCAACGCGGAACTGGCGATGTCCGTGATTTTTGTGCCTCCTCTTCGTCCGCCTCCACCTCGATCTCTGTGAGCAGGGCGTTAGTCTCCTCCTGCTAGACGCACTGCTGCCATCGCTCGCGAGGGATGTCGTGAACTGCGGCCAACGACCATGAGGCTTGTCCACCCGGCATTTCCGACATGGAGGTTGTCTCATCTCCAACGACAAGTAAAACTAGGATAGTTTGATCTATGTATGATATAGTAGGTGGTTTAATTTTACGTTCCATCATGGAGTATCAAAAAAGTCGAGGGTGAGATTTGAGGTTTGTGGTTGCAGCGAGAGATAAATGAAGGGTGAGCGGGCTCTGTCCGCAGATACGTCCGGATGCATTTGCGAACATATGGGGTCACTTTTGAAATATGCAGCTGTAGATGTTgtaacattaccaagatttcaacGGAATTGAATCGGGATGCCTTTTTGTGTGGAAAAATATGCAGCTGTAGTTTCCTACCTCTTCATCATTTTTTTGCAGGAAAggctgaaataaatccagaaaaatgcaaaCACTAATGTCAAATCTATAATTTGAATCTTGGTGGGCTGGGATACCACCGTCCTCCAAATAACCACAGGTTCGTTCGCTTCTGCCTCTTCATCTTAACGATGCACACATCCATACTTATATTTACTATGAACAATTGTGAGTAGGAGTAATAAAATTCAGTACACATCAATCAGTGGAGGGAGAAAAAAGCCACAAGCTGTGTAGGCAAACATGCCTACACAAAAAGCATAATATTGGATCATCTATCCTACGTGAAATGTTATGTTATTTTTAAACAGAGATAAAAGATATGCCTCATGTATTAGGGAAGAAAAGAAAGATGGGAGGGGCGTTTTGGCTACCGCTCCCAATGAACTGTACTGCAAAAAAGTTGTAAAACATATTAGAAAAACATTGATTTTTTTGTTGATGTTCGTGTTAGCGTCacaagcatgcttgacaattttcatgccAAACGGAGCAGTAGTGTTTCGTTAGAGAAAAAAAATATTTAttgtgttttttttttttgcacaaGCCAAAATGTTTGGCCTTTTGCCCAAAACTTTGCAGGTAACATTGGGATGTGACTATAAATACATGAAATATATTTGTTGgtatttttttttgacatttcaaaaaatatttttcacACGCAGAAGCACGTGCTCCCGAGAGTCAAATTGGATTTCTAGAGAATGACTCTAAAAAAAGTAAAAAGAGAATAGATCATGTGTTACAAGCCCCAAATTAGAATAAGATTACTCTCAAGCCCCAAATCTGCGTGACTTTCTATATGACTTCACCCTTATAGATCGTAAAAGATGTTAGTCAAATATTAAAACAGGCGATCTAATTATTTCCCTAGAAAAAAAGTGCTCAACTTTATCCAAGAGCATATACGTATACGCCCTTGGgaccaaaatataagatgtttttgctgTTTAAATGAACTACTAAAAACATCTTCCCTTcatgaaggcgttgctgttgagaACCTCGTTGtccttgtggtgtcatgagatgATTGGTGATGATATGATTACTATTTTAGATTGTCGCTCGCGGATTTGatctttttggatttttttttcttgCTTGGGCATTGccttggtcttatatgactttgtaTTTGCCGGCcgttttttttttgtgtgtgaatgTTGGTGTTCACAGTGTGCATCTTAACTATGCATAGGCCGGATGTGTGCTCATTTTTATGGAATTCACTTGATGCTTTATTTTGTATAATAAAATCCACCCTTCACAAAAAAAAAGCACTATGCTCGGGCCGACCCCGCCAAACAAAGGATCTGTACCGAGGTGCTCTCGGAATTGGATCGCCGACGGGTTGCTGGGAGCGCCCAGACCACACACATCGCCAACAAAACGGAGTGCTATAACGCTGACTGACACTGCACTCACGCACATGCTCCTACGTCTACGTGTTAACCTACGCGCCGCCCGCCGGCACCAGTACCAAAACCACGGTCTGGTCGTCTTCCTGCCCGGCCGCACGCCGGTTGCGCGGTTTCCTGCAACCTAtaaatccggccggaccaccttGCTCTGCCCATCTCTTCTCACTCACATCCACGCTCCACTGACACGCTAGCTACTTCGCTTCCTTTGGATCTCCTGCCAGGCTGCCACAAATCTCTCCCGCGAAGATGTCGACGGTGACCCCTGCCTACCTCGACCAGAGGCTCGCCGCAGCCAAGCGCTGCTCCAGAGGTAACAGTTCCGGCCTCAGCCCAGCATCTGCTCTGCTCGTatacagggccggccctgagggagGGCAGGAAGGGCGGCCGCCACGGGCCCCCACCTTACAGGGGCCCCCACGCCTAGTATGCATGCATTCGGCCGGTAGCCCATGGCCTAATTTTTCGCTGCTGCGACATGCGATTGCCAGCCTGTATGGGAATCGCATAGTAAAGGGCACATGTTACGGGAGCCCGGGAGCAATCTACGGTCGTTCTTTCATCTTCTTTTGCTCGTTTCCTAAAATTTTCCTTCGCGATGCAACTACGCGACCACGATCTATCTGTACGCGACGAAAGCGGCAATCGGCGGCGGCTATGGTGCAGAGATCGGAGAGTTTCGGCCAACGCAGAGATTGTTACTCTGGTGCTCCGGCTTGGCGCCTCTTTGTGTGATCTGATCGCTTCTCTAATGCTGCGCCTAGAGCTCTAGGGAATTCCTTCTTGGATCCAACCAGGGCATCAATCGATCACCAGTTAACCACTTCTTGTCTTGCCGGACGGAACCTTTGTACGTACACGGGTAATACCATCAATCACTAATTAGTTATCTATATAGGTCAATTATATTAAAATATTTCATTATAATTGGTTTGTGGATCTTCTGTGTTTTTTGGATTTCAGAACTATGGAAAGGATTTGTGGATGAGTTGATAAAATCACAAAGAGGAGCtattgataattattttgagaatgCCATTGACGCTTGGACGAATATAGAGTTTGTGACAGTAGCTATGGATGGGCGAGCTAATGGAATACAGGGAGAAAATGTGAATGTAAGTGACCCTGAGAACACTCTTAACACATTGGATGCACGGCACAGTCCGCCAGTTAATTTTATGTTAACTTTGCATCACATGTTGCTGTGCATCGAGGGATGTAGAATTATATTAAGGTAATATGTACAGGTTACGTGACATAAATAATACTTTTAGATGCATTCAAGTGTTAACAGGTAACAGTCCAATATATAACAGAAATAGCCAATGTGTCTTTGGTCCCATTGCACCCGAACTGAATTTTATATCTTAGAAGTAATGAGAAGAGTAAAAAGAAAGTGAAACTTTTATTTTAACAAAGATGCCTTCGCGTAGTACTATATAAATGCATGAAAAGTTTCGCCAAGGAATGACTACCATGGTATCCTGGACAAAAAGACAAAATTGATAGTACTCTATAAATGTTACCATTCACATTTTTTGGGCCTGCAATTATTTTCGCTGAGAATACCATGAGAGTCATTTCTGCCCAAAACTTTTTGACTCCTTTAGTTTTCTAATAAATTTTTACAATTCTGGTGCATTTGCCCTATGTTTGAAATATCCGCATCCTATATATATAATGATCGCTATTGTTATGGTGTTTGTATTAAGGGCCCCGAATTTTAGTTTTgctccgggcccccaaaatcttAGGACCGGCCCTGCTCGTATATCCCACCCATTGCAGCCTATGCGTCTGCTGAAACTTGACCTGGATTAACATTCCTGCGTTGATCCgaaactgcagaggctgccatgGCCGGAGCCAGGGCCGCGGCCGCAGTACCCACCCTAAGTAGCCAGCTAGCCATTCAGTTACAGAGTTCATAGCACATATCTCATGAATGCGTTACCTGTCATTTCAGCTGGCGAGCGTGAGGATGCTGCCGTGGGCGAGGGCGCACCTCAACCCCACCGGGCAGGCCCTCATCATCTCCACCGTCGCCGGGATGgcctacttcatcgtcgccgacaAGACCATCCTCTCCATGGCCAGGAAGCACTCCTTCGACGACGCGCCGGACCACCTCAAGAACACATCCTTCCACTAATTATACTATAATAGTAGATCCATTAGTAGTGCGTAATAAACCGTGTACGCCGGTCGCCGAAAAATAGTACTATAATGTTCAGCGAGAGGGGCGATCAGGCGAGGTGATGGTATAATTATCTGATGATGTACTTATGTAATAATGTGGGCATGTTCTCCATCTTGTCATCTTTCCAGGGATCGTAAATTAATAACCAGCTCTTGTACAACTTTGCTTCAAGTACACTCACTCATGACCCATCTCACCTTTTTCTTGTTTGCGATTACAGTTTGACACGCGTCAGAGCATTGCAAAAGACCGAGATAACACTAGACTACTATCGTCTGTTCTGTCGCGAAACGCCACCTGACCTCACACTCTAAATCTTTTGAGACAGTTTATTGGATGCCTTGGCAAATAAGGATGGAAAATTTAGCAGTTTTGAAACTAGCTTTCTGTACTAGTGGAGCCCCCCTGTTTAGGTTGGAGGTGTTTCTCGAGACCGGAGACGCCTCGACATTTTACAGGTGACTTGGTTCTATTTGATCACAACCGCTTGCGGAGGCTGTTTCTAATGCCCGTTTACCCGTTTTCTATTAGTAGATGTTGGTTTCGTGCATCAACTTGTGATGATTGCTTTGTTCACGGCCGCCTTCGGTGAAGTTGGAGTCACTGGATCTAGTGCGATAGGTGATGATGATGACGCCTGTGTGCAGCCATGCATGGCGGATGAAGTCTTCTCGGTTGTATTTGGAGTCTACGTCGGTAGCCAGATCGGCCGCTGCCATATGTATTGTCATGTTCCATGATGATAGTTTTTAGGTGTGTTGTTACGGTTTTTGCCCAATTTTCTGGACAATTTTTTTCTTAATTATTGAAAATGATAGATATTTTGTCTTGTTTATCTTTTTTTTGCAAAtcaacaattttttttgcaaatcaactaactagtactccctccgtaaactaatataagagcgtttagaatattAATTTAGTTATCTATAAATATTCTTATATTGGTTTATAGAGGGAGTACCAGGGAGTATCATGTACTCTGGGGAACTACGGCAACCAACCAAACAAAGGTTTTGCACCGCACTTCGGGTTCGCTGGGAGTGGCTCAGAAGAACGGATCCCAGCCGGCCGTGGCAAGGCCTGCATCTCATAATCGATAAGGAAGCAAAGGCAGTGTTTGACAGCATGGTGCTCATTAGAGTTGGCGAGGGCTCAAAGATTCTTTTCTGGACCGACAGGTGGATACACGGATTTTCCATCAGGGACATCGCTCCCCTGCTCGCGGCCATGGTCGATAAGCGTACCAAAAGCAGACGAACCGTCCAGCAGGCTCTCCTCCATGGTGCTTGGATGCTAGACATCGAAGGCCAACTCTCATTCATTGCCCATATTCAACTCGTTCACCTTCAGCAGGCGATCGCTTCGGTGGTTAGGAATGAGGCGGAACCTGATGATTTCATCTGGCCGTGTGATGACACCGGATCCTACTCGGCAAAGTCCACCTACAAGAGGCTCTGCTTTGGCCTAACACGCTCTGCCACCGCTACACAAATATGGAGAAGGTGGGGCCACTCAAATGTAAAATTTTCGCCTGGCTGACCTCGCAATATCGACTGTGGACCTCGGATCGCAGAGCAAGACACGGACTGCAAGAGACCACTTCGCCTTGCTTCACGTGCGATCAGGAAGAGGACAATGTGGACCACATTCTGGCCCAGTGCGTCTACGCGAGACAAGTTTGGCACGAATGCTTCGAGGCCCTACAAGCAAACATTCAGATCCCAAGCCAAGACGATTCATTCATGGCATGGTGGGAGAGGGCGTGTGCCTCCTTTCATGGGAAGATCAAGAGAGGTTTCGACTCCTTTGTTATCGCTTCCGCATGGCACCTCTGGAAGCAAAGGAACGCTAGGGTGTTCCATAGAGACGACCAAGTGAGACCAGCCACTAGTTTAGTGCATACTATCCTTGATGAGATAAAGCAATGGAATTGAAATCGGCGGGAGTAGGAGTTGAGGGTCTGGATAGGTTTGTAAGAGAGCAGGCTTTAGGTTTCTTTGTGTGGAGTTGGAGTCCATTCTTGTAATCAACTTTTCTGCCTTCTAGAAAAATACGGTGCGCTTTTGGCGTACTCTAGGAAAAAAAAGGTTTTGCAGCCAACCACTGGCGGAGTTGGCCTGATTGCCGACGCGGCGAACCGAGCTAGCTAGGCCGGAAACTGGGAGCGCCCGCCCAAACAAAAACGGGGTGCACGCTGACTGACACGGCACTCACGCCCATGCTCCTACGCTGACAGACCTGCCAACCCTGATGGATCGATCGATGCCTCCTCTTATCCTGTGCAGAGTGTAGTGGAGCGCCCGCCCATCACGTGCTCCGCTTTCTATAAGACGAACGCCAACGAGCCGCCGCCACCTGTGCTCTGCCGCAGCGCCGGCCATCCCGCCCGCCCGCCGCTCGTCTCAAAACCGCGGTCTCGCTTCCCACCGTATCGTCTCCCTCTCTGCTCGCTGGTTGCGCGGTTTCCTGCAACCTATAAATCCAGCCGGAGAGCCGCACCTGTCTATCCATCTCATCTCACCTCActcacactactactactactacggatcTCAGCTAGCAGTACTCGAGTTCACTAGCTACTAGTTCACTTTCTTCAGCACCAAGTCAAGATGCCTACCTCGACCAGAGGCTCGTCGCCGCCAAGCGCTGCTCCAAAGGTAACGAAAATGATATCATGCCGCGCCGGTCCTCAAGGGCACATTGCAGCTTTCTGTACCGTCTCTTATGAAACTTGATCGTAACCAACATGTCTCTGTTGATCCGGAACTGCAGAGGCTGCCATGGCGGGAGCCAAGGCCGCGGCCGTCGCCACCATCGCAGCCGCCATCCCCACTGTAAGTACGCGTTTCTCAGCCGGCGCAGCTAGTTGCAAGGGCCAACAATCATGCATCTCACCGTCTTCTTCCTCCGTGGCTTTCTCTGCAGCTGGCGAGCGCGAGGATGCTGCCGTGGGCGAGGGCGCACCTGAACCCGACCGGGCAGGCGCTCATCATCTCCACCGTCGCCGGGATGgcctacttcatcgtcgccgacaAGACCATCCTCTCCATGGCCAGGAAGCACTCGTACGAGACGGCGCCAGAGCACCTCAAGAACACCTCCTTCCACTAATTAGACACTTGATTGGTTCAAAAAAACTAATTAGACACTTGATTAGCCAGTGCCCAATAAACTGTGTACGCTGGCCCGTGGAAACGTGTGTTCTGAAACGTATGATGTTCAGCGACAGGGCCAGCAGGCGAGGCGACGATGGTTGCAGTGCTGAAAGGTGGTGTACAGCCCTTCAATTTGTGCGAGCAAGCACTAATAATGTGGCCATGTTCTCCATCTTACTACTAGTACCTTCCCGGAGATCTTGAA
Protein-coding regions in this window:
- the LOC123166795 gene encoding early nodulin-93 isoform X2, with product MPTVTRAYLDQRLAVANRCSKEAAMAGAKAAAVATVAAAVPTLASVRMLPWARAHLNPTGQALIISTVAGMAYFIVADKTILSMARKHSFDDAPDHLKNTSFH
- the LOC123166795 gene encoding early nodulin-93 isoform X1, producing MPTVTRAYLDQRLAVANRCSKEAAMAGAKAAAVATVAAAVPTLASVRMLPWARAHLNPTGQALIISTVAGMAYFIVADKTILSMARKHSFQNAPDHLKNTSFH
- the LOC123166801 gene encoding early nodulin-93, coding for MAGAKAAAVATIAAAIPTLASARMLPWARAHLNPTGQALIISTVAGMAYFIVADKTILSMARKHSYETAPEHLKNTSFH